A genomic window from Thiohalophilus sp. includes:
- the folC gene encoding bifunctional tetrahydrofolate synthase/dihydrofolate synthase has translation MRFNTLAEWLQWQETLHPSEIELGLARVGEVFSRLCPGPLPFTVVTVAGTNGKGSSISALEAMLSAGGYRVGAYTSPHLLRYNERIRLDGKPVSDTALVEAFERVDQARGDTSLTYFEFGTLAALRIFADVTPAIVLLEVGLGGRLDAVNIVDPDVALITAIGIDHTAWLGEDRETIAGEKAGIMRPGGPVVCSDPSPPAAIVDRADKLGAPLYRLGNEFDYHLHGDSWDWQCRLPVQQTLADLPRPVLGGEHQYRNLAGALMVLWLLREHFPLDRTRIDAGLAQMILPGRLQTIPGDPPLLLDVAHNPDGVEQLARVLVAEPVTGRNWAIVGMMGDKNLHGALQPILSSMAGWFPVALPEVPRAASAARLEAILRELGAASVTPCSDMAQALEQARAVAAPGDRIVVFGSFYTVAEALSQPL, from the coding sequence GGTGTTTTCCCGGCTGTGTCCCGGGCCCCTGCCGTTTACCGTGGTCACGGTGGCCGGCACCAACGGCAAGGGCTCGAGTATTTCAGCGCTGGAGGCGATGCTATCGGCCGGGGGCTACCGGGTCGGGGCGTATACCTCACCGCATTTGCTGCGCTACAACGAGCGGATTCGTCTCGATGGCAAGCCGGTGAGTGACACGGCGCTGGTCGAGGCTTTCGAGCGGGTGGATCAGGCGCGCGGCGACACCTCGCTGACCTATTTCGAATTCGGCACCCTGGCGGCGCTGCGCATCTTCGCCGATGTCACGCCGGCGATCGTGCTGCTCGAGGTGGGCCTTGGCGGGCGGCTGGATGCGGTCAATATTGTCGATCCCGACGTGGCGCTGATCACCGCCATCGGGATCGACCATACCGCCTGGCTGGGGGAGGATCGCGAGACCATTGCCGGTGAAAAGGCCGGGATCATGCGCCCCGGCGGACCGGTGGTGTGCAGCGATCCCAGCCCGCCGGCGGCCATCGTCGATCGGGCCGACAAGCTGGGGGCCCCGCTGTACCGGCTGGGCAACGAGTTCGATTACCACTTGCACGGCGACAGCTGGGACTGGCAGTGCAGGCTGCCTGTACAGCAGACGCTGGCCGATCTGCCGCGTCCGGTCCTGGGCGGCGAGCACCAGTATCGCAATCTGGCCGGGGCGTTGATGGTGCTGTGGCTGCTGCGCGAGCATTTCCCGCTCGATCGGACCCGGATCGACGCGGGCCTGGCGCAGATGATCCTGCCCGGGCGTTTGCAGACCATTCCCGGCGATCCCCCTCTGCTGCTGGATGTGGCCCATAACCCCGACGGCGTCGAACAACTGGCCCGGGTCCTGGTCGCTGAACCAGTGACGGGGCGCAACTGGGCCATCGTCGGCATGATGGGGGACAAGAACCTGCACGGCGCGTTGCAGCCCATCCTGAGCTCGATGGCCGGCTGGTTTCCCGTGGCCTTGCCGGAGGTGCCGCGGGCGGCCTCCGCGGCCCGGCTGGAGGCGATCCTGCGCGAACTGGGCGCGGCGTCGGTGACCCCCTGCAGCGACATGGCACAGGCCCTGGAACAGGCCCGCGCCGTTGCCGCGCCCGGCGATCGCATTGTGGTGTTCGGGTCCTTTTATACGGTGGCGGAGGCCCTCTCCCAGCCCCTATAA
- a CDS encoding SPOR domain-containing protein, with product MDENQLKQRIVGAIVLVALAVIFIPMLLSGDRDGDMSIVESNIPAKPEHVDRVKTLDIEPPAAPPPAEPVRRRPVDEHTPPAPEPAPSTASEETTAQTESRSDAQVDDSAVDNKAWAVQVGSFSQQSNALGLRDKLRKQGYSTFVEKVSIDNGPVYRVRVGPEVRRSKAEELQQELQAKLKLEGLVVAHP from the coding sequence GTGGACGAAAATCAGCTCAAGCAACGCATAGTGGGGGCCATCGTGCTGGTCGCCCTGGCTGTCATCTTCATTCCCATGTTGCTCAGCGGCGATCGGGACGGGGACATGTCCATCGTCGAGTCCAACATCCCGGCCAAACCCGAACATGTGGATCGGGTGAAAACCCTCGATATCGAACCGCCGGCGGCGCCACCGCCTGCCGAGCCGGTTCGTCGCCGTCCCGTGGATGAGCATACCCCGCCGGCGCCAGAGCCGGCGCCGTCAACCGCCAGCGAGGAGACGACGGCGCAAACCGAATCCCGTTCCGATGCTCAAGTCGATGATTCGGCCGTCGACAACAAGGCGTGGGCCGTGCAGGTCGGCAGTTTCAGTCAACAGAGCAATGCGCTGGGACTGCGCGATAAACTGCGGAAACAGGGCTACAGTACCTTCGTTGAAAAAGTGTCCATCGATAATGGCCCGGTTTATCGGGTCCGGGTCGGGCCCGAAGTGCGGCGCAGCAAGGCCGAGGAACTGCAACAGGAACTGCAGGCCAAACTCAAGCTCGAAGGTCTGGTGGTGGCGCATCCATGA
- a CDS encoding CvpA family protein: protein MLGVDYAILGILVISTFISLLRGFVREALSLAGWILAFWVSLTFATGLAGLLTNTFEDPTFRLIAAFVGLFVLSLIVSGVVNFFAVKLVYRTGLTKMDRFLGLLFGFGRGILIISILVLLAGLTTLPKEPWWDESFFLFRFQAIAEGIQSLLPDSIGDNFRFE, encoded by the coding sequence ATGCTGGGCGTCGATTACGCGATCCTGGGAATCCTGGTGATTTCCACGTTCATCAGTCTGTTGCGCGGTTTTGTACGCGAGGCGTTGTCGCTGGCCGGCTGGATTCTGGCGTTCTGGGTCTCGCTGACCTTCGCCACCGGACTGGCCGGATTGCTGACCAACACCTTCGAGGATCCGACGTTCAGATTGATTGCGGCCTTTGTCGGGCTGTTTGTTCTGTCTCTGATCGTTTCGGGCGTGGTGAATTTTTTCGCGGTCAAACTGGTGTATCGTACCGGTTTGACCAAAATGGATCGGTTTCTGGGCCTGTTGTTCGGATTCGGGCGCGGCATACTGATTATCTCGATACTGGTTCTGCTGGCGGGGCTGACGACCCTGCCCAAAGAGCCCTGGTGGGACGAGTCGTTTTTTCTGTTCCGTTTCCAGGCGATTGCCGAAGGGATTCAGAGCCTGTTACCGGACTCGATTGGCGACAATTTCCGGTTTGAATGA
- the purF gene encoding amidophosphoribosyltransferase, translating to MCGIIGIVAKQAVNQALYDGLTVLQHRGQDAAGIMTCENDRMYMRKDNGLVRDVFHTRHMLRLPGNMGIGHVRYPTAGCASSAEAQPFYVNSPFGIALAHNGNLTNAKELKRDLFLSDRRHINTNSDSEILLNVFAHELQDQGTLTLSPDDIFAAVSAVHHRCRGAYAVVGMITGRGIFAFRDPYGIRPVAFGKRHTDQGTEYMIASESVAIDVLGFELVRDLDPGEAIYIDADGTPHTRQCADKSELAPCIFEHVYFARPDSLIDGVSVYKARLRMGDYLARKIMREWPDHDIDVVLPIPDTSRTSALQLSYTLGVKYSEGFIKNRYIGRTFIMPGQKQRKKSVHQKLNAIELEFRGKNVLLVDDSIVRGTTSQQIIQMAREAGANKVYFASAAPPVRYPNVYGIDMPAANELIGHGRDEEQITRAIGADKLIYQDLSDLIEAVKKKVPNLKRFDTSVFDGTYVTGDVSEAYLQHIESLRNDKARSQDSNIDDGEVVEIRNSV from the coding sequence ATGTGCGGAATTATTGGCATCGTGGCAAAGCAGGCAGTTAACCAGGCGCTGTATGACGGCCTGACGGTATTGCAACACCGTGGTCAGGATGCAGCGGGGATTATGACCTGCGAAAACGATCGCATGTATATGCGCAAGGACAACGGCCTGGTACGGGATGTGTTTCATACCCGGCACATGCTGCGCCTGCCGGGCAATATGGGTATCGGCCATGTACGCTATCCGACCGCCGGCTGTGCCAGCTCGGCGGAGGCGCAACCTTTTTATGTCAATTCCCCGTTTGGTATTGCCCTGGCGCACAATGGCAATCTGACCAATGCCAAGGAACTGAAGCGGGATCTGTTCCTGTCGGATCGGCGGCACATCAACACCAATTCGGATTCGGAGATTCTGCTCAATGTTTTCGCCCATGAGCTGCAGGATCAGGGCACGCTCACCCTGAGCCCCGATGACATTTTTGCTGCGGTCAGTGCCGTTCACCACCGTTGCCGGGGGGCCTATGCGGTGGTGGGCATGATTACCGGGCGAGGCATTTTCGCCTTTCGCGATCCCTACGGTATCCGTCCGGTGGCGTTCGGCAAACGGCATACCGACCAGGGCACCGAATACATGATCGCCTCGGAGAGCGTGGCGATCGATGTGCTTGGTTTCGAGCTGGTACGCGATCTCGATCCGGGCGAGGCGATTTACATTGACGCCGACGGAACCCCGCATACCCGTCAGTGCGCCGACAAGAGTGAATTGGCGCCCTGTATTTTCGAGCACGTCTATTTCGCCCGTCCCGATTCCCTGATCGACGGGGTCTCGGTTTACAAGGCGCGCCTGCGTATGGGGGACTATCTGGCACGCAAGATTATGCGTGAATGGCCGGATCACGATATCGACGTGGTGCTGCCGATTCCCGATACCAGCCGCACTTCCGCGCTGCAGTTGTCCTATACCCTGGGTGTCAAATACAGTGAAGGCTTTATCAAGAACCGTTATATCGGCCGCACCTTTATCATGCCGGGGCAGAAACAACGCAAAAAATCGGTGCATCAGAAACTCAATGCCATCGAGCTGGAGTTCCGTGGCAAGAATGTGCTGCTGGTGGATGACTCCATCGTGCGGGGTACCACCTCACAACAGATCATCCAGATGGCGCGCGAAGCCGGGGCCAACAAGGTCTATTTTGCCTCGGCCGCGCCGCCGGTACGTTATCCCAATGTTTACGGGATCGATATGCCCGCCGCCAATGAATTGATCGGGCATGGTCGTGACGAGGAACAAATCACCCGGGCAATTGGTGCAGACAAATTGATCTATCAGGATCTGTCCGATTTGATCGAGGCAGTGAAGAAGAAAGTACCGAATCTGAAACGCTTTGATACCTCGGTTTTCGATGGTACCTATGTGACAGGCGATGTCAGCGAAGCCTATCTGCAGCATATCGAATCCCTGCGTAACGACAAGGCACGCAGTCAGGACTCGAATATCGACGACGGCGAAGTGGTGGAAATTCGCAACTCGGTGTAA
- a CDS encoding O-succinylhomoserine sulfhydrylase: MTNFDDEWAIETLAVRAGQVRTAENEHSEPIFATSSYVFGSAAEAAARFKGESPGNIYSRFTNPTVRTFEQRLAAMEGGESCVATASGMSAILSTCLGLLQQGDHVVSSRSIFGTTVVLFDKYLSKAGIETSYVPLTDLEAWQQAIRPETKLLFLETPSNPLTEVADIQALADLAHANDCLLVVDNCFCTPVLQQPFKLGADIVIHSATKYIDGQGRCIGGAVVGDSKLVGEEVFGFLRTGGPSLSPFNAWVFLKGLETLGVRMKAHSENAQQLAEYLQQHPNVSQVFYAGLPDHPQHELATRQQSGYGGVLAFEVKDGQEAAWKLIDNTRLLSITANLGDAKSTITHPATTTHGRLSDEQRADAGITPGLVRIAVGLENVGDIIADLERGLG; this comes from the coding sequence ATGACGAACTTTGATGACGAGTGGGCGATAGAGACACTGGCAGTGCGTGCCGGGCAGGTGCGCACGGCGGAAAACGAGCATTCGGAACCGATTTTTGCCACCTCCAGTTATGTGTTCGGCAGTGCCGCCGAGGCGGCGGCGCGCTTCAAGGGTGAATCGCCGGGGAATATCTATTCACGGTTTACCAACCCGACGGTACGCACCTTTGAGCAGCGTCTGGCCGCGATGGAAGGCGGCGAGTCCTGTGTGGCGACGGCCTCGGGTATGTCCGCGATTCTCAGTACCTGCCTGGGTCTGTTGCAACAGGGTGATCATGTTGTCTCCTCGCGATCGATTTTCGGCACCACGGTGGTGTTGTTCGACAAGTATCTGAGCAAGGCCGGCATCGAGACCAGCTATGTTCCGCTGACCGATCTTGAGGCGTGGCAACAGGCGATCCGACCTGAAACCAAACTACTGTTTCTGGAAACGCCGTCGAACCCTTTGACTGAAGTGGCCGATATCCAGGCACTGGCCGATCTGGCGCATGCCAACGATTGTCTGCTGGTGGTGGATAACTGTTTTTGCACGCCCGTGCTGCAACAACCCTTCAAGCTGGGTGCGGATATCGTGATCCATTCCGCGACTAAATACATCGACGGGCAGGGCCGTTGCATCGGCGGGGCAGTGGTGGGCGATAGTAAGCTGGTCGGGGAAGAAGTGTTCGGTTTTTTGCGCACCGGTGGACCGAGTCTCAGTCCATTCAACGCCTGGGTCTTTCTCAAGGGACTGGAAACCCTTGGCGTGCGCATGAAAGCGCATAGCGAGAATGCCCAACAACTGGCCGAGTATCTGCAACAGCATCCCAACGTGAGCCAGGTGTTTTATGCGGGCTTGCCGGATCATCCGCAGCATGAACTTGCGACTCGTCAACAGAGCGGGTATGGCGGTGTGCTGGCCTTTGAAGTCAAAGACGGACAGGAGGCCGCCTGGAAACTGATCGACAATACCCGTCTGTTGTCCATTACCGCCAACCTGGGCGATGCCAAAAGTACTATCACCCATCCGGCGACCACCACCCACGGCAGGCTCAGCGACGAACAACGTGCCGATGCAGGGATTACCCCGGGACTGGTGCGTATTGCCGTCGGCCTGGAAAACGTCGGCGACATCATCGCCGATCTCGAACGCGGACTGGGATGA
- a CDS encoding NUDIX hydrolase, with amino-acid sequence MASFPQVAVGAIVRRGTAVLLIQRSTEPNAGQWTIPGGKVHAGETLQQAAEREIREETGIHIRAGEPVYSFDVIERDNKGELRYHYVIVDLLADYVDGEPMAGDDARDAAWIEPETLTRLDVNATTRQLLARLEVSPGLHETDNQQSNYRDRDTQRDQ; translated from the coding sequence ATGGCCTCTTTTCCCCAGGTAGCGGTCGGTGCCATCGTTCGCCGTGGCACGGCCGTATTACTGATTCAACGAAGTACCGAGCCCAATGCCGGCCAGTGGACCATCCCCGGCGGTAAAGTCCATGCCGGCGAAACCCTGCAACAGGCCGCGGAGCGGGAAATCAGGGAGGAAACCGGCATACACATCCGGGCGGGTGAGCCGGTCTACAGTTTCGATGTCATTGAACGGGATAACAAGGGTGAGCTGCGTTACCACTATGTCATCGTGGATTTGCTGGCCGACTATGTCGATGGCGAGCCCATGGCCGGCGACGACGCGCGCGACGCCGCCTGGATCGAACCGGAAACCCTGACGCGGCTCGACGTTAACGCCACAACCCGGCAGCTTCTGGCCCGGCTGGAAGTGAGCCCGGGCTTACACGAAACCGACAATCAACAGAGCAACTACCGCGACCGAGATACCCAGCGAGACCAGTAA
- a CDS encoding glycerate kinase type-2 family protein: protein MQHADIDSRSLLLSLYQAGLEAVAGQTVTRRYLRQRDWPADTSVAVLACGKAAPAMARGAEAVLGQRIDRGLLITKHGYGEAGLSPRWQCLEAGHPLPDEASLQAGQRLLEYVAQLPPAMPLLSLISGGTSALLEVLPPGVSLADLQRVNTWLLGSGVDIAGMNRVRKALSCLKGGKLLNYLGERPVLNLMISDVRGDDPAVIGSGLLSPQQATLPSNLPDWLRALLAKSATCPPARAGLPTVEQHIVASNQEACEAVAEAARRRDLPVAIQPPCYGPVAEVASELAGFLRSAAPGIYVWGGEPTVELPSQAGRGGRNQHLALSLALALAGEPGISVLCGATDGSDGSGNDAGAMIDGTTVRQAADYPGDASQALAQADSGTFLAEAGALISTGPTGTNVMDLVIAIKTGPSAE from the coding sequence ATGCAACACGCCGATATCGATTCCCGCTCCCTGTTATTGTCGCTCTATCAGGCCGGCCTCGAAGCGGTCGCCGGCCAGACGGTGACCCGCCGTTATCTGCGTCAGCGGGATTGGCCGGCCGACACGTCGGTGGCCGTGCTGGCCTGTGGCAAGGCAGCCCCGGCCATGGCCCGCGGAGCGGAGGCGGTCCTCGGGCAACGGATCGATCGGGGGCTGCTGATCACCAAACACGGTTATGGGGAGGCCGGCCTGTCGCCACGCTGGCAATGCCTGGAAGCCGGCCACCCGCTGCCCGATGAAGCCAGTCTGCAGGCCGGTCAGCGACTGCTCGAGTATGTGGCGCAACTGCCGCCCGCCATGCCCTTGCTGAGCCTGATCTCAGGCGGCACCTCGGCCCTGCTGGAGGTTTTGCCGCCGGGAGTGAGCCTGGCGGACCTGCAGCGGGTCAATACGTGGCTGCTGGGCAGTGGCGTCGACATCGCCGGGATGAACCGGGTGCGCAAGGCCCTGTCCTGTCTCAAGGGGGGCAAGTTACTGAATTATCTGGGCGAGCGGCCGGTGCTCAATCTGATGATCTCCGATGTGCGCGGCGATGATCCGGCTGTGATCGGTTCGGGACTGCTGAGCCCGCAACAGGCGACCCTCCCATCGAATCTCCCCGACTGGCTGAGGGCCTTGCTGGCCAAAAGCGCCACTTGCCCGCCCGCACGGGCAGGGTTGCCGACGGTGGAGCAACATATAGTTGCCAGCAATCAGGAGGCCTGTGAGGCCGTCGCCGAGGCCGCCCGGCGCCGGGATCTGCCTGTGGCGATACAGCCGCCCTGCTATGGTCCGGTCGCCGAGGTGGCTTCAGAGCTGGCCGGGTTCCTGCGCTCGGCGGCGCCCGGGATCTATGTCTGGGGTGGTGAGCCCACTGTGGAATTACCGTCGCAAGCGGGGCGTGGCGGACGCAACCAGCATCTGGCGCTGAGCCTGGCCCTGGCGCTGGCCGGCGAGCCGGGTATCAGCGTCCTGTGCGGCGCCACCGATGGCAGTGACGGGTCCGGCAACGACGCTGGCGCGATGATCGACGGCACCACCGTGCGACAGGCCGCCGATTACCCCGGCGATGCCAGCCAGGCTCTGGCGCAGGCCGACAGCGGTACTTTTCTGGCCGAGGCCGGGGCGCTGATCTCCACCGGCCCGACCGGGACCAATGTCATGGATCTGGTTATCGCGATTAAAACAGGGCCGAGTGCCGAGTAA